In one Pseudomonas fitomaticsae genomic region, the following are encoded:
- the hcnC gene encoding cyanide-forming glycine dehydrogenase subunit HcnC gives MSKFYDVVIAGGGVIGASIAYQLSKRKGLKVALIDAKRPGNATRASAGGLWAIGESVGLGCGVIFFRMMSANRKRETQGAAVAVDASTPHILPPSFFDFALQSNALYPALHRELRDNHGMDFKFEKTGLKFVIYDDEDRLYAEHIVGCIPHLADQVRWLDQAALRESEPSVSHEARGALEFLCDHQVSPFRLADAYTEGARQNGVDMYVNTNITGVLHHGARVTGVQTAEAGVFHCKTLINAAGAWAADLSEWATGIRIPVKPVKGQILLTERLPKILNGCLTTSDCYMAQKDNGEILIGSTTEDKGFDVTTTWPEIAGLVQGAVRCLPELADINLKRTWAGLRPGSPDELPILGPMAGVEGYLNACGHFRTGVLTSAITGVLLDKLVNDEPLPLDITPFLADRFEVAPVQEERALEMA, from the coding sequence ATGAGTAAGTTCTACGACGTGGTCATCGCCGGCGGCGGTGTGATCGGCGCGTCCATCGCCTATCAATTGTCCAAGCGCAAAGGCCTCAAGGTCGCGCTGATCGACGCCAAGCGTCCGGGCAACGCGACCCGCGCCTCGGCCGGTGGCTTATGGGCGATTGGCGAGTCGGTGGGGCTCGGTTGCGGGGTAATTTTCTTCCGCATGATGTCGGCCAACCGCAAGCGCGAAACCCAGGGCGCGGCAGTGGCGGTGGACGCCAGCACGCCGCACATCCTGCCGCCGTCGTTCTTCGATTTCGCCTTGCAGTCCAACGCGCTGTACCCGGCGTTGCACCGCGAGCTGCGCGACAACCACGGGATGGATTTCAAGTTCGAAAAGACCGGGCTCAAATTCGTCATTTATGACGATGAGGACCGCTTGTACGCCGAGCACATTGTCGGCTGCATTCCGCATCTGGCCGATCAGGTTCGCTGGCTGGATCAGGCTGCATTGCGCGAGTCCGAGCCGAGCGTCAGCCATGAAGCGCGCGGGGCGCTGGAGTTTCTCTGCGATCATCAGGTCAGCCCGTTCCGTCTGGCCGACGCCTACACCGAAGGCGCCCGGCAAAATGGCGTGGACATGTACGTCAACACCAACATCACTGGCGTGCTGCATCACGGCGCGCGAGTGACCGGCGTACAGACGGCCGAAGCCGGGGTGTTTCACTGCAAGACCCTGATCAACGCGGCAGGGGCGTGGGCGGCGGATTTGAGCGAATGGGCCACGGGCATCCGGATTCCGGTGAAGCCGGTGAAAGGCCAGATCCTGCTGACCGAGCGCCTGCCGAAAATCCTCAACGGTTGCCTGACCACCAGCGATTGCTACATGGCGCAGAAGGATAACGGCGAAATCCTGATCGGCAGCACCACCGAGGACAAGGGCTTCGACGTCACCACCACCTGGCCGGAAATCGCCGGGCTGGTGCAGGGCGCGGTGCGTTGCCTGCCGGAACTGGCGGACATCAACCTCAAGCGTACCTGGGCCGGGTTGCGGCCGGGCTCGCCGGATGAGTTACCGATTCTCGGGCCGATGGCAGGGGTGGAAGGTTATCTGAACGCCTGCGGGCATTTCCGCACCGGCGTACTGACGTCGGCGATTACCGGAGTGTTGCTGGACAAATTGGTCAACGATGAACCGCTGCCACTGGACATCACGCCGTTTCTGGCGGACCGGTTTGAAGTGGCGCCCGTGCAGGAAGAGCGGGCGCTGGAGATGGCCTGA
- the hcnB gene encoding cyanide-forming glycine dehydrogenase subunit HcnB, with amino-acid sequence MSLHPVIVGGGPAGMAAAIELALHGVRCTLLEEASRLGGVVYRGPLRDGVQLDYLGPRYSEALGKLHGDFQEQSGLIDVRLNHRVVGAEGTRSLVVLDGDERLHEIEYPQLLLAAGCHERSVPFPGWTLPGVIMLGGLQLQIKSGVVKPQGPVVIAGTGPLLPLVATQLHASGVSVAGVYEACAFGKIAKESLALLNKPQLFLDGLSMLAYLKLHGIPMNYGWGVVEAYGEGELKSVSVAPYSATWEPDMSRVERFEARTLAVGYGFIPRTQLSQQMGLDHGFSDDGYLRANANIWQQSSEPHVHLAGDMGGIRGGEAAMLAGKIAATSILLQRGVLEEELARVRRDRYLGKLKAIVRFRAAVDRYTERGVGQTALPAADTVICRCEHATRADIDRALEQGVQDIASLKMRTRVSMGDCQGRMCVGYCSDRLRQATGRKDVGWLRPRFPIDPIPFSAFQSLGTEAVSHE; translated from the coding sequence ATGAGCCTGCATCCGGTGATCGTCGGCGGTGGTCCGGCGGGAATGGCGGCGGCCATCGAACTGGCCCTGCACGGGGTGCGCTGCACCTTGCTCGAAGAGGCTTCGCGCCTTGGTGGTGTGGTCTATCGCGGGCCGCTGCGTGACGGTGTGCAGCTGGATTACCTGGGGCCGCGCTATTCCGAGGCGCTGGGCAAGCTGCACGGTGATTTCCAGGAGCAGTCCGGGCTGATCGACGTGCGCCTCAACCACCGCGTGGTCGGCGCCGAAGGCACGCGATCGCTGGTGGTGCTGGATGGCGACGAGCGTCTGCACGAAATCGAATACCCGCAGTTGCTGCTGGCCGCTGGTTGCCACGAGCGCAGCGTGCCGTTTCCCGGCTGGACCTTGCCCGGCGTGATCATGCTCGGTGGCCTGCAATTGCAGATCAAAAGCGGGGTGGTCAAACCGCAGGGGCCGGTAGTGATCGCCGGCACCGGGCCGCTGTTGCCGCTGGTGGCGACCCAGTTGCATGCGTCGGGCGTGAGTGTGGCCGGGGTCTACGAGGCCTGCGCTTTCGGCAAGATTGCCAAGGAAAGCCTGGCACTGCTGAACAAGCCGCAGCTGTTCCTCGATGGCTTGAGCATGCTCGCCTACCTGAAATTGCACGGCATCCCGATGAACTACGGCTGGGGTGTGGTCGAAGCGTACGGCGAAGGCGAACTGAAAAGCGTCAGCGTGGCGCCGTACTCGGCAACGTGGGAGCCGGACATGAGCCGCGTCGAACGCTTCGAAGCGAGGACGCTGGCGGTCGGCTACGGCTTCATTCCGCGTACCCAGTTGAGCCAGCAAATGGGCCTGGATCACGGCTTCAGCGACGACGGCTATTTGCGCGCCAATGCCAATATCTGGCAGCAGAGCAGCGAACCCCACGTGCATCTGGCTGGCGACATGGGCGGGATTCGCGGCGGCGAAGCGGCGATGCTCGCCGGCAAGATCGCCGCCACTTCGATCCTGCTGCAACGCGGTGTGCTCGAAGAGGAACTGGCGCGCGTCCGTCGCGACCGTTATCTGGGCAAACTCAAAGCCATCGTGCGCTTCCGCGCGGCGGTGGATCGCTACACCGAACGCGGCGTCGGGCAGACCGCATTGCCGGCCGCCGACACGGTGATCTGCCGTTGCGAACACGCAACCCGCGCCGACATCGACCGCGCGCTGGAGCAGGGCGTGCAAGACATCGCCAGCCTGAAAATGCGCACTCGCGTGAGCATGGGCGACTGTCAGGGACGGATGTGCGTCGGCTATTGCAGCGACCGCTTGCGTCAGGCCACCGGACGCAAGGATGTCGGCTGGCTGCGGCCACGTTTCCCGATTGATCCGATTCCTTTTTCCGCGTTCCAGTCCCTCGGCACGGAGGCCGTTTCCCATGAGTAA
- the hcnA gene encoding cyanide-forming glycine dehydrogenase subunit HcnA, which yields MHCLERTFDIQPLTQADMTVHINGQPVTAAIGETVLSVIQSLGVRQVARNDHNRISGAYCGMGVCQCCLVKINGRHKRRACQTVVREGMLIETQANRIHGQEVV from the coding sequence ATGCACTGCCTAGAAAGAACGTTCGATATCCAGCCTTTGACGCAGGCGGATATGACTGTCCACATCAACGGCCAGCCGGTCACCGCCGCCATCGGCGAAACCGTGCTCAGCGTCATTCAGTCCCTCGGCGTGCGCCAGGTCGCGCGCAACGATCACAACCGGATCAGCGGTGCCTATTGCGGCATGGGCGTATGTCAGTGCTGCCTGGTGAAAATCAACGGCCGGCACAAGCGCCGCGCCTGCCAGACCGTGGTGCGCGAGGGCATGCTGATCGAAACCCAGGCCAACCGTATTCACGGCCAGGAGGTGGTATGA
- a CDS encoding YdcA family protein, with the protein MPMAGMLLALLSASALAANTPCSGKKGGIARCDGDLFLCNDGSISGSKKSCAAMFGIREQARPQQFLQSNDGCDCGTGSFCTGPRGGVYCLTPSGKKSYKRK; encoded by the coding sequence ATGCCGATGGCCGGGATGTTGCTGGCGCTGCTGAGCGCTTCGGCACTGGCCGCCAACACCCCGTGTTCCGGGAAGAAGGGCGGCATCGCTCGCTGCGACGGCGATCTGTTCCTGTGCAATGACGGCTCCATCAGCGGCTCGAAGAAGAGCTGCGCCGCGATGTTCGGCATCCGCGAACAGGCGCGACCGCAACAATTTCTGCAAAGCAACGATGGCTGTGATTGCGGTACCGGCTCGTTCTGCACAGGGCCGCGTGGCGGTGTGTATTGTCTGACTCCGAGTGGCAAGAAAAGCTACAAACGCAAATGA
- a CDS encoding response regulator transcription factor: MTRILTIEDDAVTAREIVAELSSHGLDVDWVDNGREGLDRAVSGNYDLITLDRMLPELDGLAIVTTLRTMGVATPILMISALSDVDERVRGLRAGGDDYLTKPFATDEMAARVEVLLRRQNSNGAQPTTLQVADLQLDLISHEARRAEQVLTLLPTEYKLLEFLMRNSGQILSRMMIFEEVWGYHFDPGTNLIDVHIGRLRKKIDPPGNVPLIRTVRGSGYVIAEPV; the protein is encoded by the coding sequence ATGACTCGCATCCTGACCATCGAAGACGACGCCGTGACCGCCCGGGAAATTGTCGCCGAACTGAGCAGCCACGGCCTCGACGTGGACTGGGTCGACAACGGCCGTGAAGGCCTGGACCGCGCCGTCAGCGGCAACTACGACCTGATCACCCTTGACCGGATGCTGCCGGAACTCGATGGCCTGGCCATCGTCACCACGCTGCGCACCATGGGCGTGGCGACGCCGATCCTGATGATCAGCGCCCTCTCCGATGTCGACGAGCGCGTGCGCGGCTTGCGTGCCGGCGGCGATGACTACCTGACCAAACCGTTCGCCACCGATGAAATGGCCGCCCGGGTCGAAGTATTGCTGCGTCGGCAGAACAGCAACGGCGCCCAGCCGACCACGTTGCAGGTGGCAGATCTGCAACTCGACCTGATCAGCCACGAGGCCCGCCGTGCCGAGCAGGTACTGACGCTGTTACCGACCGAGTACAAATTGCTGGAATTTCTGATGCGCAACAGCGGCCAGATCCTGTCGCGGATGATGATTTTCGAAGAGGTCTGGGGTTATCACTTCGACCCCGGCACCAACCTGATCGACGTGCATATCGGCCGTCTGCGCAAGAAGATCGACCCGCCGGGCAATGTCCCGCTGATCCGCACGGTGCGAGGCTCGGGTTATGTCATTGCCGAACCCGTCTGA
- a CDS encoding sensor histidine kinase codes for MSLPNPSDGWRSSSSRLLALYSSLFVAWSAILMGVMYFEVSGYLDNLAKHSLMQRQHLFSHFRGDQLEDALAASMTFDIRGIDAYGLFDAQHRYLGGALQKIPEGLPLDGKIHMLSECADSDDPTLPNDSCDAVATPTRDGRWLVLLRDNGSLFAVTKIILHALLWGVSLTIVPGIIGWHLLRRRPLRRIRAIQASAQSIVAGDLTHRLPLSNRRDELDMLAAIVNAMLDRIERLMNEVKGVCDNIAHDLRTPLTRLRAQLYRMQQQAGEGSPEAVQLDLVLAEADTLMARFRGLLRISELEDRQRRSGFVELDPVLLLQELHEFYLPLAEDDELRFELNMPETLPMLNGDRALLFEALANLLSNSIKFTPAGGTVVLRGVNDAGHTRIEVHDSGPGIPESEREAVFQRFYRAEGGQLQNGFGLGLSIVAAIVNLHGFSLEVGRSDLGGAKLVLDCRQSLISQS; via the coding sequence ATGTCATTGCCGAACCCGTCTGACGGTTGGCGTTCCTCCAGCAGCCGTTTGCTGGCGCTGTACAGTTCGTTGTTCGTGGCCTGGAGTGCGATCCTCATGGGGGTCATGTACTTCGAGGTGTCCGGTTATCTCGACAATTTGGCCAAGCATTCGCTGATGCAACGTCAGCATCTGTTTTCGCATTTTCGCGGCGATCAGCTGGAAGACGCGCTCGCCGCCAGCATGACTTTCGACATTCGCGGCATCGACGCCTACGGCCTGTTTGACGCCCAGCATCGCTACCTCGGCGGCGCGTTGCAGAAGATTCCCGAGGGCCTGCCGCTGGACGGCAAGATCCACATGCTCAGCGAATGCGCCGACTCCGACGACCCGACCCTGCCCAACGACAGCTGCGACGCAGTCGCCACCCCGACCCGCGACGGCCGCTGGCTGGTGTTGCTGCGGGACAACGGTTCGCTGTTCGCGGTGACGAAGATCATTCTGCATGCCTTGCTCTGGGGCGTTTCGCTGACGATTGTGCCGGGGATCATCGGCTGGCATTTGCTGCGTCGGCGGCCGCTGCGGCGGATCCGGGCGATCCAGGCCAGCGCCCAGTCGATTGTCGCCGGCGACCTGACCCACCGCTTGCCGCTGTCCAATCGCCGTGATGAGCTGGACATGCTCGCCGCCATCGTCAACGCCATGCTCGATCGCATCGAGCGCTTGATGAACGAAGTCAAAGGCGTGTGCGACAACATCGCCCATGACCTGCGCACCCCGCTGACCCGTTTGCGCGCGCAGTTGTATCGCATGCAGCAGCAGGCCGGCGAAGGCTCGCCGGAAGCAGTGCAACTGGATCTGGTGCTGGCCGAGGCCGATACGCTTATGGCGCGGTTTCGTGGGTTGCTGAGGATTTCCGAACTGGAAGATCGTCAGCGGCGCTCGGGGTTTGTCGAGCTCGATCCGGTGTTGTTGCTGCAGGAACTGCACGAGTTTTATCTGCCGCTGGCTGAAGACGACGAGCTGCGTTTCGAGCTGAACATGCCGGAAACCCTGCCGATGCTGAACGGTGATCGGGCGTTGCTGTTTGAAGCGCTGGCGAACCTGTTGAGCAACTCGATCAAGTTCACCCCGGCCGGTGGCACGGTGGTGTTGCGCGGGGTCAATGATGCGGGGCATACGCGGATCGAAGTGCACGACTCCGGGCCCGGTATTCCCGAGTCCGAACGGGAAGCGGTGTTCCAGCGTTTCTATCGCGCCGAGGGCGGGCAACTGCAGAATGGCTTTGGCCTTGGACTATCGATTGTCGCAGCCATCGTCAATCTGCACGGGTTCAGTCTTGAGGTGGGACGCAGCGATCTGGGCGGGGCGAAGCTGGTGCTGGATTGTCGGCAGAGCCTGATTTCACAGTCTTGA